Below is a window of Thermodesulfobacteriota bacterium DNA.
CAAGAAGAAGAACTACTGTTACAATTAGACCATACTCAGACATTGTAGGCACGTTTCTGGTCAGTTTGCTGTTTACTGCGATTGCACTGAAATCAGTGTCTAGATCTGAGATCTGACCAAGAATTTCAATAGCTCCATTTTGTTGATTGATTGTAATTAGGAATGAACCCTCAGGACC
It encodes the following:
- a CDS encoding IPTL-CTERM sorting domain-containing protein, with amino-acid sequence GPEGSFLITINQQNGAIEILGQISDLDTDFSAIAVNSKLTRNVPTMSEYGLIVTVVLLLGASVLYLRRRKLTTEN